One Atribacterota bacterium genomic window, GTTATACTGTGAAGGAATTCAAGGAAAAGCCTGATTATCAAACTGCAAAAGAGTATATAAAAGCAGGGTATTTTTGGAATAGTGGTATTTTTATGTTTGATAGTAAGATATTTATCGAAGAGGCTATAAAGCTTGCCCCCGAGATTGTTGATGCCTTTAAATTAAGTAATTCAATAGAGGAGTCGTTCTCTAAAATACAAATAAATATTTCTGTTGATTACGGAATAATGGAAAAAACTGACAAAATAGCAGTAGTGCCTGCAGATATCGGTTGGAATGATATGGGTAATTTTGATTCATTCTATGAAGTCTTTGAAACAGATAAAAATAATAATATAAAAATGCAGAACCATCTATTGAAGGATTCAAGCAATAACTTAATCCATTCAGAAGACGGGAAATTGGTAGTAACTGTAGGGGTTGATGATTTAATTATCATTGATAATCGTGATGCCCTTTTGGTGTGCAAAAAAGATAAGTCACAAAAAGTAAAAGAAGTAGTTGAAGAATTGAAAAGAAAAAAAGATAGTCGAACAGAATATCATGTTCAGGACTACCGCCCTTGGGGTAATTACAAAATCTTAGAAGAAGATAATTCGTTTAAAATAAAAAGAATAAAAATTAATCCCAAAAAAAAATTAAGTTATCAATTACATCATTACAGAAGCGAGCACTGGATTGTGGTAAAGGGAATCGCTAAAGTTACAATTGATGATGAGGTTACATTTGTAAGACCTGGGGAAAGTATCTATATGAAAGCCGGACAAAAGCACAGGTTGGAAAATCCGGGCAACTTACTCCTGGAAATAATCGAGGTACAGATGGGTGAAAGCCTGGATGAAGACGATATTGTACGCTTTAATGATGATTATGGAAGAGAATAAATT contains:
- a CDS encoding mannose-1-phosphate guanylyltransferase/mannose-6-phosphate isomerase, which gives rise to MKTIILAGGTGTRLWPLSRNHYPKQFIKFQNREHSLFQETFIRSLLLSELKDIFVVTNKNYKFLVMGAIEELGHIYPEKNILIEPEAKNTLPAIYAGVSEINKIKEGHHTIIVFPSDHLIEKDREFSELIKSSEYLTIDSLVTFGIKPTKTHTGYGYISPGERKGSYGYTVKEFKEKPDYQTAKEYIKAGYFWNSGIFMFDSKIFIEEAIKLAPEIVDAFKLSNSIEESFSKIQINISVDYGIMEKTDKIAVVPADIGWNDMGNFDSFYEVFETDKNNNIKMQNHLLKDSSNNLIHSEDGKLVVTVGVDDLIIIDNRDALLVCKKDKSQKVKEVVEELKRKKDSRTEYHVQDYRPWGNYKILEEDNSFKIKRIKINPKKKLSYQLHHYRSEHWIVVKGIAKVTIDDEVTFVRPGESIYMKAGQKHRLENPGNLLLEIIEVQMGESLDEDDIVRFNDDYGRE